CAGTCCGCGTCCCAAAGCGGCGCGCGGCTGCGCACGGTGGGGATGAAGCGGAAGTTGTAGCGCGGCGGCGGCGACGAGGTCGCCCACTCCAGCGACTCGGCGCGCCACGGGTCGTTCCCCGCGGGCGATCCGCGCCGTGCGGAGACCAGCAGGTTCACCACCGTCACCCCCACGCCCGTCGCGATGGTGAAAGCGCCGGCGGTGGAGAGGAGGTTGAGCTGCGCCCACCCCATCTCCGGGAGGTAGGTGTAGACGCGGCGCGGCATCCCCATGAAGCCCAGGTGGTGCTGTGGCCAGAACGCCGCGTGCACACCCAGGAACATCATCCAGAAGCTCACCTTGCCGAGCGGCTCGCTCATCATGCGCCCCGTCACCTTGGGGAACCAGTAGTAGATCCCCGCGAAGAGTGGAAAGACGACGCCGCCCAGCAGCACGTAGTGGAAGTGCGCCACCACGAAGTACGTGTCGTGCACCTGCAGGTCGAATGGGACCGCTCCCAATTGCACCCCCGTGATCCCGCCGATCAGAAAGATCATCAGGAATCCGAGCACGTAGTGCAGCGCCACGGTGAAGCGCGGGCGGCTCCCCCACAGCGTGGCCGTCCAGCAGAAGAACTGGATGGCGGTGGGGATGGTGACGAGCATGCTGGCCGCGGTGAACATGCTCGTGCCCAGCCGCGGCAGGCCCGTGGCGTACATGTGGTGCACCCACAGCCCGAAGCTCAGCACCCCCGTCGCCACCAGCGAGAGCACCACGGCCGTGTAGCCGAAGACGGGGCGGCGGCACATCGTGGCGATCACCATCGACACCATCCCCAGCCCCGGCACGAACATGATGTAGACCTCGGGGTGCCCGAAGTACCAGAACATGTGCTGCCAGAGGAGCGGGTCGCCCATCCCCGCGGGGTCGAAGAAGTGGGCGCCCACCATGCGGTCCATCCCCAGAAAGATGGTGGTAGTCATGAGCGTCGGCATGGCGAAGACGATCATGAACCCCATCACCAGGATCGACCAGACGAACACGGGCATGCGGTTGAGCGACATCCCCGGCGCGCGCTGCTTGAGGATGGTGACGACGAGCCCCACCGCCCCCACCAGCGCAGCCACCTCCAGCAGCACGACAACCACCACCCACACGTCGATGCCGATGCTCAGCTCGTGCTCGCGCCGGGAGAGCGGCGGATAGTTGAACCACCCGCTGTTGGGAGCCACCCCCAGGATGAACGCCGTGTACAGCGTGATGGCGCCGATCAGGTAGATCCAGTAGCCGAACGCGTTGAGCCGCGGCAGCGCCATGTCGCGCGTGCCGATCATCAGCGGCACCAGGTAGATCCCCACGCCGATCATGATGGGCACGGCGAACAGGAACATCATGGTCGCGCCGTGCATCGTGAAGACCTGCCGGTAGATCTCGGGCCCCAGCGCGTCGTTCTCAGGCACGGCGAGCTGCGTGCGGATGGCCAGCGCTTCCAGCCCGGCGAGCAGGAAGAGAGAGAAGCCCGTGGCGATGTAGCGCCGCCCGATGCGCCGGTGGTTCACCTCGCTCAGCCAGCCGACCAGGCCCGGCCGCGAGCTCCACACCTCGTCGAGCTGCGCGGTGTCGTCGGCCAGCTTGCCGGTGCCGAGGGCGGGATCGAGTGTGGACAATGCCGGGCTCCGCGTTACTTGAGGCTGTGGAGGTAGCTGACGACGGCGCGCAGCTCCTCGCCTTTGAGCGGCACGGGGGGCATCCGGTTGCCGGGCTTGATGGCCTGCGGATCCGCGATCCACCCGCCCAGGTGCCCCTTCGTGTTGGGAAGCGTCCCCGCCGCCACCGTGCGCCGGCTTCCGAAGTGCGACAGGTCGGGCGCCACCGTGCCCTTCGCCAGCGTGCCGCGGATGGAGTGGCAGGTGCCGCAGCCGCTGGTCATGAACACCTCCTCCCCGCGTGCCGCCTCCGGGTCCGAGGGCGGGGCGTGCGGGCGGAGCTGCGACTCCCACCACGCATCGAACTCCTTTGGCGGGTGCGCGACTACGAGCATGGCCATCTTGGCGTGCTGCACCCCGCAGAACTCGGCGCACTGGCCGCGGTAGGTGCCGGGGTCGTCCACCTGCACCACCAGATCGTTGGTGCGTCCGGGGATCAGGTCCTGCTTCCCGTTCAAATTCGGCATCCAGAACGAGTGGATGACGTCGCGCGACTTCAGCAGCAGCCGCACCGGTCTGCCGGCGGGGACGTGGATCTCGTTGGCGGTGATGAACTCGCGGTGCGGGTGCTCGGGGTCGAGGTAGCGGAGGCGCCACCAGAACTGCTCGCCCACCACCTCGATGGTCAGCGGC
The nucleotide sequence above comes from Longimicrobium sp.. Encoded proteins:
- the ctaD gene encoding cytochrome c oxidase subunit I → MSTLDPALGTGKLADDTAQLDEVWSSRPGLVGWLSEVNHRRIGRRYIATGFSLFLLAGLEALAIRTQLAVPENDALGPEIYRQVFTMHGATMMFLFAVPIMIGVGIYLVPLMIGTRDMALPRLNAFGYWIYLIGAITLYTAFILGVAPNSGWFNYPPLSRREHELSIGIDVWVVVVVLLEVAALVGAVGLVVTILKQRAPGMSLNRMPVFVWSILVMGFMIVFAMPTLMTTTIFLGMDRMVGAHFFDPAGMGDPLLWQHMFWYFGHPEVYIMFVPGLGMVSMVIATMCRRPVFGYTAVVLSLVATGVLSFGLWVHHMYATGLPRLGTSMFTAASMLVTIPTAIQFFCWTATLWGSRPRFTVALHYVLGFLMIFLIGGITGVQLGAVPFDLQVHDTYFVVAHFHYVLLGGVVFPLFAGIYYWFPKVTGRMMSEPLGKVSFWMMFLGVHAAFWPQHHLGFMGMPRRVYTYLPEMGWAQLNLLSTAGAFTIATGVGVTVVNLLVSARRGSPAGNDPWRAESLEWATSSPPPRYNFRFIPTVRSRAPLWDADWNEQPLVVGLRDDQREALSTSILDARPDHRAILPGPTLVPFFAALAASVPVVGVLFGLHWVPIGGVLFFIAISAWNRPHHMAHRTEEEGGREHRLADKEREREEARP
- the coxB gene encoding cytochrome c oxidase subunit II — encoded protein: MRARSIRLTPLLAACALAGCTGTGVQDVLAPAGPQAGRIASWFWFSFALAVAVFVAFAAVLFWGLFRAHRRHLRGEDNELPEKHGNRLVIWGGVVIPTVILLTLLVFSAYTDRIISRLGRGPGDRPLTIEVVGEQFWWRLRYLDPEHPHREFITANEIHVPAGRPVRLLLKSRDVIHSFWMPNLNGKQDLIPGRTNDLVVQVDDPGTYRGQCAEFCGVQHAKMAMLVVAHPPKEFDAWWESQLRPHAPPSDPEAARGEEVFMTSGCGTCHSIRGTLAKGTVAPDLSHFGSRRTVAAGTLPNTKGHLGGWIADPQAIKPGNRMPPVPLKGEELRAVVSYLHSLK